A genomic window from Sulfurimonas sp. includes:
- a CDS encoding sensor histidine kinase encodes MFIYNTAQKGVTDSLDTLLKTISIDAIPDLKENGFMEAKDVSSELIEEFGITPLYVKIFYYDKIKNKIIKETLSHSRKSYIFDIPLNVEQDLYNVNYFDKDIYRVSSIILLEDEKTKVIFQLSTTKVVDSPYLNQILTSLLIANPIILILMLFIVNVLINTTLKPVKKVVEDVHSISTKSLTSRITTEKIPTEIEELVKTFNQLLENLEEAFNRISSFSSDASHELKTPLTVIRGEVEVALRQERTSSEYKEILEDVLSETVRVQETIEQLFLLTKKDTNELKANFREVYLDEIVLDCVSQIEKFATKRTVNIKIKEIIPATIFANETLLKIAIDNILRNAITYSKGSSEVYISESDNNLEYLLTIEDNGNGISQDDLPFIFERFYRTDKARSRQQGGTGLGLAIVKMILDLHNYKIDVQSILNEGTKVIIKIPKILDE; translated from the coding sequence GTGTTTATTTATAACACTGCTCAAAAAGGTGTTACAGATTCATTAGATACATTGCTTAAAACTATATCTATTGACGCAATTCCAGATCTAAAAGAAAATGGTTTCATGGAAGCCAAAGATGTGTCATCGGAGTTGATAGAGGAGTTTGGAATAACGCCTTTGTATGTCAAGATTTTTTATTATGACAAAATTAAAAACAAGATTATAAAAGAAACGCTATCTCATTCACGAAAGTCATATATATTTGATATACCGTTGAATGTAGAACAAGATCTTTATAATGTAAATTATTTTGATAAAGATATTTATCGTGTGAGTTCAATCATACTACTTGAAGATGAAAAAACAAAAGTGATTTTTCAGCTCTCTACAACTAAGGTTGTTGATTCACCTTATTTAAACCAAATACTGACGAGTTTATTAATTGCAAATCCAATAATTTTGATTTTGATGTTATTTATCGTAAATGTATTGATAAATACAACGCTTAAACCAGTTAAGAAGGTTGTAGAAGATGTACATTCGATCTCTACAAAGAGTCTTACAAGCAGAATAACTACAGAAAAAATACCTACAGAAATAGAAGAGCTTGTTAAAACTTTTAATCAGCTTTTAGAAAATCTTGAAGAGGCATTTAATAGAATCTCATCTTTTAGCAGTGATGCTTCACACGAGCTAAAAACACCTCTTACTGTTATAAGAGGTGAGGTGGAAGTTGCACTAAGACAAGAAAGAACATCTTCAGAGTATAAAGAGATATTAGAAGATGTATTATCTGAAACAGTACGTGTTCAAGAAACAATAGAACAGTTGTTTTTACTTACAAAAAAAGACACAAATGAGTTAAAAGCTAATTTCAGAGAAGTTTATTTGGATGAAATTGTTTTAGATTGTGTTTCTCAAATAGAGAAATTTGCAACGAAAAGAACTGTAAATATAAAAATTAAAGAGATAATACCTGCAACTATATTTGCAAATGAGACACTTCTGAAAATAGCTATTGATAATATTCTAAGAAATGCAATAACATACAGTAAAGGTTCAAGTGAAGTATATATATCTGAAAGTGATAATAATTTAGAATATTTACTGACTATAGAAGATAACGGAAATGGGATCTCACAAGATGATCTTCCATTTATATTTGAACGTTTTTACAGAACAGATAAAGCACGTTCCCGTCAACAAGGCGGTACAGGGTTAGGACTTGCGATAGTTAAGATGATTTTAGACCTTCATAACTATAAAATAGATGTTCAAAGCATACTAAACGAAGGTACAAAAGTTATAATAAAAATACCAAAAATACTAGATGAATAA
- a CDS encoding response regulator transcription factor: MRVLVVEDDIKIAHFIKKGLQEESYSVDVTHHGDEAIYLAQVNPYDIILLDLMLPGSDGMDVCTSLRNKGVSTPIIMLTARNKLEDKIDGLDSGADDYLTKPFAFEELLARIRAQLRNKTQSSSIITVGDLTIDTNKREVKRAENKISLTVKEYALLELLGRNANKLLTETIIKDNLSDMAQETMSNIINVYIYRLRNKIDKGYEIKLLHTVRGSGYMLSDQDV, translated from the coding sequence ATGAGAGTATTGGTGGTCGAAGATGATATTAAAATCGCACACTTTATCAAAAAAGGTTTGCAGGAAGAATCTTACAGTGTAGATGTAACTCATCATGGTGATGAAGCTATATATCTTGCTCAGGTTAATCCATACGATATTATTTTGCTTGATTTGATGCTTCCGGGTTCTGATGGTATGGATGTATGTACAAGTCTGAGGAATAAAGGTGTCAGTACACCAATAATTATGTTAACAGCCAGAAATAAACTTGAAGATAAAATAGACGGTCTTGACAGCGGTGCTGATGACTATTTGACTAAGCCGTTTGCTTTTGAAGAACTTTTAGCAAGGATCCGTGCACAACTTAGAAATAAAACACAGAGTTCTTCCATTATTACTGTAGGTGACTTAACAATAGATACAAATAAAAGAGAAGTTAAAAGAGCAGAAAATAAAATATCTTTAACGGTAAAAGAGTATGCATTACTTGAGCTTCTTGGACGAAATGCCAATAAACTTTTAACTGAAACTATCATAAAAGATAATTTGAGTGATATGGCACAAGAGACGATGAGTAATATAATAAATGTATATATATACCGTTTAAGAAATAAAATAGATAAAGGGTATGAGATAAAACTGCTTCATACTGTTCGCGGTTCAGGTTATATGCTGAGTGATCAAGATGTTTAA